Within the Debaryomyces hansenii CBS767 chromosome E complete sequence genome, the region TCTTGCTAACAGTTAGCCGGTTTGTTATTTTGGTTATTACAcgattattttgattttatagATTTTGCATCCACagatataataatacacTTCTGCTTTCCCCTACCTACCGTCTATTATTCCTTATTTAGTAAAATGTCTAATCGTAAAGAGGTTATTATTGAATCCGATAAAGAGGCATATTCAGACCACAATTTGTCTGAGGAATCAACCTTAGGCGATAATGAATCGCTCACTTCAAGTAATATCATACGGGTTTCTCAAgacttatcaaaattatttaatgcCAATGAATACTACGAGATTTTAACACTTATACCATCTTTAAATAAGTATCCGAATTTACCCGCTTCAGCTCGCATTATTATTTCCCTTACATTGTTTAAGCTAGGCAGAGTTGGGCCTGCTTTGCGAGAGTTGTCCATTACAATAGAGATTTCCACAAATCAGGCTGAAAAGgagaaattgataaagtatttgattcaaatattcaaaacatTAGGCCTGTTAGAATGCGCTGTATATTCCTTCGAAGAACTTATTAATATGGCCAGATTAGATCTTCTTATCAGCAGCGAAAATGAAGCTAAAGTACcaagaattcaagaacGAGTAGACAGATATGAAtctgaattaaataaatacttaAATTGTTATGAAAAAGGAGGGATGGAAATGTGAGTACATATATGGCACAATTGGATTAGACGACATATAATACTAACTTCATTAAGAATCAATAAAACCAATTTTATTCCAATACATGAACAAGCCGAAGcttatattaaatttgatgGAAGACTAAACGATTTTTCTCTAGGAAGGTGCTGTATTGTTACGAAAAGGCTTGTAGATGAAGCACTTGAAGGTCTAAATCTATGGAAATCAAATTCCAATAAGCTTCATGTATCTGATCCATTGCACAAAGTTTTTACAGctctaaaatattttggaCCGCTATATGTTTTCGAAGAgttaaaaagaaaagaggACATgataaatgaatttattaactttgAAATAGATAGGCATCcagaaattgattattcaattgaccCAAAAACACTTGCAAAACAATTGCATAGGTGGAATCACAAAAGTTCATCGAGGACGCTTATGTCACTATGTGGTTTAATAATTAAACATCAAGTAGTATCGGGATTTTTAAAGTACTTGAATGAGAAATATCAAGAAGCCattcatatttttaaatGGATCCTAAATTTTTTCGCAGCCTTAgataaaaaattcaaatttttcacaaataaaaatgaatatttgtCTTCAGTTACTAAACGTGTGATCAGTATACTATTCTGCCAATGCTATAATCTAGGTAAATTGGAGTGCAGCCAACAGGAGTTAGGTTGTATGTTATCTACGTTGGTTGCAGTTGATGACATCAATATTACAACAGAATACCTGAGTGGTAGACTAAGTGCTTACTTCATATCCTGTGGCTTCATATATGAAAGGTTATCAAAAATAGAGTGTACCAATATAAAGGTAGAAAATAACGATCAAATAGTAATGACTACCTGTTCTCGATATTCTAAATCATACTTAGGTGAACTGATGaggaaatatttaattgcTGCAACTTTGAAGGCACACGATGATCCCAGTTCTATAGTTCTATATGACCGACTAATATGGGGAATGTTATTATATGGCGGTATTCATCTAAAAACATTCTGGTTCTTTATACAATTGAGAAATTACTTTACAATAGAGTATGATTATGGCCCATTGAATCTATCAGAGCACGAGAAATACAAATTTTTTGCAACGGATAATTTAATACAAAATTATACCAATGGTTGGGCAATAGTGTATAAAATACATGCGTTGTGGGATTCATTgaatgacgaagaaaaggaaaatgtTTGGGACATAAATAATGGAAACACATTTTTAATCCCTCAGATTTTTGATGatcttaataaattaatccTTGTTGATCTGTTCTACGATGAGAATTCTTCGTACAATGGCAAACGGTTTATCTTTATATCTGAATATCAAATCAAGCATAAACTCAAGGGCCATATAAAGCTACCCGGAAATATAATTCAGGAACATCTTGAGTTCAGcaaagaattaatttatttatggAGTGATTCTTTCATTAGATATCATGGGAGCATGCCtgatttcattttgaaattagtTCAAAATTTCGAATGAATCTTCTCTACAGAATAACTATGTCATTTTATAAGCAAAAATAACTAAATATGAGATTCTGATAAGACTGCAGAGAACGTATTCTGAGGATATTCTCTTACTATGATTATTCGCAAAAAGTTCTTCGATAGGATAACTTTTTTATCGAGATATCCATAACAAAGACAATAGGAATGCATCCAGCGGATGAACATATTGATAGCTTGGAtcaaaatgatatttttcGGGAACTTGATACGGATCTTGtagaaattttcaatagaGGGCAGTTCGCAGACTTGTTTACCGATTTACCTTTACAAGAACAAAATGAAAGATTGGAGAGAATAAATGAGTTGTTGACATCTAGAAACATTAATGAGTATTTTAAAAAACAAAAGGAACGGGAACAGGAAGGTGCTGATAGGTATGTCTCCATTTTATGGaaatttggattatttccacttccaatttttcactacAGTCGCCTTTGGAGGAGATTTGGTCCCAATAATATCCGAGAGTCCTTAATCAGGCTTGCAACAATTGTATTGACAAACCTTATGAGAGTAATTAGATTCagtttatttattatagcATCCAGTGCTTATTTCcataatattttgagaaacttatttatatttagtAATTTACttactttttcaaataatttcttaCGGGATATAATCACCTACATGTTCAGAAATTATTCAGGACTCCTTGAAAGACACCAAACTATAGTTAGGGGATCGAAAGGTATTTTCTACTTTAAAGAGGACGAAGACTTTCATACCTATTCTACTTGGAAGGTAGCCACAACAGCAGCATTTAATTGGGTTTCCAGCTTAATAAACATGACCTGTGTTACATTCAGTGACAATGGAAAAGTCAAAACTAAGTGTAACCTTCACGAAGATACGTTAATTTTCAGATTTTCCCGAATTATGAGCGATTTTTTCCCTTCAATGACAACTACGGaatccaatttttcatggGCATTGACAACATCTACAGTTATACTTTACTTATTCTATGCACTTGGTGGCGACTTAATTTGTCTCAATGTTCTTTTTTTCTGTACAGTTAATATGGGGAAGCAATTTCTATATTATAAAGATGTATATGCCGGTTTGGGTCGTATAGTTTGGAATACTCtacataatataatatagttTGTCTATATTCAATGcatatttatcattttaAATCACCTTGTTCTACAGTCGAGTCTTGTGCTTCTCCACAAATCACCCCTCGCATATTCTGATAAatagtgaaaaatatatagcCGTggtttaatattatatcaaCAAAAGCCACATCTGACATGAATACATCAATCCCTCAAACTATGAAAGCTATTGTCCTTAGTGGGCCTTATGAAGTTTCTACGGTAACTAAACAGAGCCCAACGATTCAAGACCCAACAGATGTAATCTTGAAAGTTAAATATTCCGGCTTATGTGGAACTGATTTACATACCTACAGAGGACATATTAAACTAGGATCAAAAGATCAAATTATAGGACATGAATTCTTAGGTACAATTGTATCCAGAGGATCTGCAATTACCGATTCGGACTTTAAAATTGGAGATGATGTATTAAGTACTTTTACTATTCAATGTGGAGAATGTTGGTATTGCAAACATGGATATTCTGGGCAATGTGATAAGACAAATACTTTCGGTAAAGTGGGATTGGATGGGGGCCAAGCTGAGTATGTAAGGGTTCCCTATGCTATGTCAACTTTAATTAGGAAGCCAGAAAGTAAGTCAACTGAAGATGATGCGGTCTATGTAATGATGGCAgatatttttattactGGTTATTATGGAGttaagaaaatattaaatcatttaaaaaATGAATCTGCTGATGGATACACTAAATCTGATATAAAGGATATTactattttgcaattagGGGTGGGGCCTGTTGGTTTATGTGCTTTGAGGATTCTTAAGCATTTcggatttgaaaaagtcgTTTGTGTTGACAGTGTCACATCACGTTTAGAAGAAGCTAGGCGGTTTGGTGCCTTTAAAgctattaattttgaaacGGAAAAAAATGGGGTTGCCGATTTCATCAAAGAGTCGACTAATAATGTGGGGTTTGATGTTGTCTTAGAGGTTGTGGGTGCATCCTCTGCTTTAAGAACTGCCTATGATTCAGTAAGAGGAAATGGTTTTATCTGCTCCATTGGTATGGCTCATGATCCATTACCTTTTACAGGATTGGATTGTTACTTGAAGAACgtcaatatttctttcgGAAGATGCCATGCTTGGTCATTATTTCCTGAGGCCTTGgatttatttgaagttttAAAACCAGATTTTACAAGATTTATTGACTGCAAGCTAGGGTTAGACGAATCCAAGAAAGCTTTcgatatttttgataaacaTAAAGTAAATAAAGTAGTGTTTGATTTGACcaaataagaatatatacagtgtatatataaaaaaatgGACGAGTCCGGAGTCGAACCGGAGACCTCTCCCATGCTAAGGGAGCGCGCTACCAACTACGCCACACGCCCAATTTATAGAATGTGAAATTATATTGCTCTTTATATTCCTCTATATACAGATTCAAAGTTGTAAGCTTGTATAAAATTACGAATTCATTATAGATTTTGAGCCATAAATTGTAACCTAACATTAAgatctttaatattttatacgAGTTATCAATGAGATAAGAATTAATActcaataaaaatattcagTTTTTGCAAGATTTGACAATTCTTGCTAATTGCAACTGCCTATGTTTAGTAATAAAAATACTCAATGTTGCCGAGTCTATATATTCAATGCATCAATGCATGcaatattttttcattaattataCCAGAATAATATGATGGTCCTTAAACTCTTCTTTTTGCCATTGCATATTATCTTGGCATTTTTGGTGATTTCGGCTTTAAGTTGTATATATGCTACAAAATATGCAACAAAATACGCTTCAAATGATTTCTCTAGCAGATTTTCTGATCTCGTTATATAACTCTTGCTCTATGAAACacattttatattcttcatacTTCGTTACCGTCATTTCTTATAGCGACATTATAAGGCTTTACCAATTAAGCTACTAGGACTTTTTTATTCTGAGTCGGTATGATTCGAACATACATAGACCTAGCTCAAACCTGATAGCAAACTCAAGAACAACAATAGCAATAACACCTATAACAGGTATAAATCCACCTATAAAACCTAATCTTAATTCTCCTCCATAAATTGTTGTTCATAGAATATAAGttttttatcattgatttctaattaattttaaaaattatattttttgtaTTCACAGTATTATGGGATATTAcataaaataatgaagtatatatatacaagtGTGAACACTTACAATCCCTGTAAGGGAACTGGGTCTAAATTAGATAATTCTTATAACTAACACTTGATGTAGATTCTACTAATCTAACTTTATCTTAACTAATAGATTGACAACTAACTAATTACTCTCTATTTAGGTCCTAATTCCCTTGATCTCTATTCTGAGATTTACCGGGATTCTTCTTCCTATTTATAGTTTCTTTGATTCGTTGCAACATTCTAACGTCTTGCAACATTCTAAGCTGTAACTCATATACTTATACAACTTGTATACCTATGAGCCTGTTCTCTTACAATCCCACAACTAAGGCAGCTTGTCCGAGTGGTTAAGGAGAAAGATTAGAAATCTTTTGGGCTTTGCCCGCGCAGGTTCGAATCCTGCAGCTGTcgttattttttttattatctaaaaatttaaacctGCATATATTAAAACTAATACCccatatatatatatatcaaacCCAAAGCCACATATATTAGCCAACTTTAATTAAatagaattgaaaattgatcAATGATTACTGTACAAAAAGAAGCTAGTTAGTTTCTCTAAACCGCCcttaaaataatcaatcaCCGTTGAACTTGCTGACCTTAAATTACTAGGCAACTCGGAGATCTCTTCGAAACACTTCAActctttcaaatcattagcatatttctttaatgaatccattaaattattagagAAATTTGCCATAGAATTGTTGATTTGCGTGCTTGTGAAATCTGTATCATCAGCTAGTTGCTTCGAATCAAAAAAGTGAGGTGAATTTAATCCTGATGTCAAGTAATTGTTgtagaaataaaaatttagaattgCTGCTGCACCATTTGCAATTCCTACGCCTATACCAATGCCAATTGTAAAGCTACAAATCAACCACAACCTATTGTAGCTATTGGAATTTCCGTTTGAAGCACAACCTGAGttaaatgcaaataatttcttgataatcGAATTGAATACTTTTAAACTTGAGAAGCTTGAAGATAATTGTAAAGGATCAATATTATCTATATTAGTACTCAAATGAAGTTCGGATTTGAAGCTTCTTTCAATAGATTTATAGTCAGGCTTTTTGCTTGGCACTAAACTGGAATACataaaattattacttATAGTCAAGCTTAAGTTCTTATCTCTAGTTGTAAGCGTCTTATTTAAgtattcttctttcattGGGCTAAATTCGATTTCAATCAATGTTTTtagattcttcaataagttATCTTGCTTTAATGATGAGGTTTTCCATATTTGGTAAGGTCgtaaattattcaacaaatcaaataaattgacAAAGTAATTAACTGTTAGCATGTTGATAATAGTTAGCTTAGGTAGGCTATCTAAACTATCTGAATCTATCCCATCAACAACCCTAAAAATTCTGCATAAGTAATTAACGAATATAGATGATCCATCATTAATCACAAAAACCAAATTTGACTCTCTAATTATTTTCTCATCAAATAACAGGAGCTTTGGATTAACTATAAAatgattgaatttaatcaaaGGGCTACTGAAATCcttttcaagatatttaaTTAGTTGATAGGCATCAGTATGATTTCCATAGTTTGGCGAGCTCAATACacttatttgaaatatgcAGTGAGCATTGTTTGATATATTATCTGAAACTGTGAGCTTGGGCATTATAAATGAATTCGGATTCTCGCTCAAGTTAAAACATTGGATATTCGGCCTAAGCGTCctatcttcatcaatatcttcatcttcttcatctgttTCAAATACCATTACCTTATCCCTCGTGGGGTAAGGTACAATAACTGCAGATTCCTTTTCCTTATCCTCTTCATCGGAAACACTAGACAAAATAGACGACGACACCTTTTCCTTCGAATTACTCAAATCATTAAACGATTCATTACCTATAGATTGCCATGAAGTTATAGAGAACTGTTCATTTATTTCTGGAGGGTAATTACCGCTGGCGTCACTATTAAGCTGAGGAGAAACGTCTAAATCTGGATTAGTCAACGCATTATATATTGACAGGTGGGAATTCAACACCTTTTTTAAAGACGAAGAGGTAATTGATTGCTTTACCTCCGAGTCATATTTGCTATTAGTTTTGTCCATCTTGCATATTCCAGACATACTTATTACTATAATGTTTTAAGAGCATGAtacatttaataattgtaGAAGGAGACGTGATTAAATGATAAGATAAAATTCACGTGACGATAAATGAATCTCCTCTGACAAAGCTTCGGAGTTTTTAAGAAGCTTCCGAAATGGATGAAGCAAATATAGTCTATAATTACATACAAGAGTAAAAggttattcaaattttatattgtaTGGGGCACTAGAAGGTAATAAGTTCACGATTAATCGTCTTAATGAACGAATTTTCATCGAGGAACCCCTTCCAGAGATATTCATCACCTTCTGGAATTGGAATTACATATTCGTTTGCGAAGGAACTTTTCAGTATGCTTATATAGGCTGAATGTAAGCCTATCTGATTACTGTTGTATACTTCACTATTAATATTGGCAGTGTTAGATTTCTGAACCATTTTGAagtcaataaatttatcgTCGTTCAATAACGAAACCTTGAAAGCTTGTAGAATATGATCTCtgatttgattttttcTACCGGTTTctaattctattattatgGGATATATTGTCTTGTTCTTGTACAACTTGGGAAATCTTGATATTTGTTCATTCGTAGGTACCTGAGACATAGAAtgcaatattttgaatttcgTTAATGCACTATAAGTCACTAATTCTCCAGTAttcttatttcttctatcGTCTTTTGGTAGAGCAACGATGTCAAAGTTTATGATACCTTCAGTGAGCAGATCGTCTTTGAATATAAGTCCTTTTTTGTCTGTGACACTTTCTGGACGATTCAAATACCTTACTTCATTTTCGTGTTGGACCTTTAGATCTCCAAATTCATGTAGATGCTGTTTGAAGCTCACAGTATTGGGGATAGGAACCAATCCAATATATTTCCGTTTAACTGATAGATTGGTATTTTGgttagaaaatgatttcCTGAAAGCATTTGCATTCTTCCCTCGAGCAATAATTAAACCACCACTGACATATTTATCTAATCGGTGGACTACTTTATACTGATCTGGATTCAATTTATAGTTGGGGTTATTTGCTGAAAAATGAGCCTTTAGCTGTTTGTATAATTGAGGAAGTAAATAGTTTGAATGACTTTTTGTACCATTACATTGGATACCCGACGGCTTATTTATAATCAAATACCTAGAGTgtatatcaattatattaatttgtCTATAAGCGTGATTCTTATCTATGCCTTGCAAACATTTTAAAAATGTAGGTTTCATGACATAAAtcgaaaattttaaaataattttctttaaatttttgaaaagttgaaaagttgaatattgataattttttcttttaattgTTTAACTTAGAATGTCTGAAGGTACAAGTTTATCTCATGGTAACGAACTGAAGACCAAAAATAAGACGAGACAAAATAATGGAAGGTCCAGAAATAATGGTAGACACAGGCCAAGTAAATACAAAGTATCAGCAATCGCTGAAAAAAAGACTAACAAGAAGACGGCTAAGCCAAGGGATATAAATAGTGATTATAAGGTACTTGAGATATTCAAGttaattagaaaattcaaACCAATCACAATTAATGGTATACCGGTTACAACTATTGtaaaacaagaagaaaaaagagaaaatgaaaaagaacaagaacaagaagaacagAATAAAGTAATAAATCCAGAACAAAGTGGTAATGgtaaagaaacaaatcaGAAGCAAGCCAAAGGTAAGATACAGAACGAAACACTTAAGCGTTATATAACACGAATATTCACAAACCAACCGAACAAACCAATTTACTTTTCATTCATGATAAACCCATCAGATCCTGATTTTCCATTCGATTTGGAATCGTTGAAACTAAGCTTATGCATACCATACACATACCCATATAATAAGGAGTCTAGGCCAACGATTTACATTTTAAATGACGAAATACCTAAAGGTTTTGCTGCTAACATCGAGCTAGGATTTAAGAGAATCGTGGCGATGGCGATGAATAACGAGGTTGATGAAGAACTAGAATTAGTCAGTGGTAAGGGGTTATTATCACAATTACAGACCCTTGATAAGTACTTGGAGTTTTTTTTgaaacagaagaagagagAAACTATAAAATTTGTCAAGCtgaagaaaaaatcaaCTCCTCAGATGTCTATGTTAGATACCCCATCAAGCTCACCCGCGCCTACACCAATGTCGATATCTCCATCCCCGTCACCATCGCCAGTTATTTTGGACCTGAGGAATCAATTGATAGACGAAATGATCAACAAGTTGGGGCCAAATGtgaagttattgaaaaagaatttaacaACGAAATATAAGATAATTCTACCAGTATATAATGAACACACCACCAATACTTTTAAATCGGTCCCTCCAGAGATATGGAATTTGCATGGGAGTATAGAActcttcttgaatattcCATTTAATTATCCAGAATCAAAGCTCACTATTAGCATACCCGCTAACTTCAGTGAACATTTGCTTGCAAAACATGGGGACATTAGAGATTTACAAGCGATCAAATTGATCGAACAGAACGTAGTCTGCAATTTTGGcaattataaatttagaGACGTTAGCCTAACTTTTGTTATGAATTGGTTGACCAATTATTTAGGTGTGTTCTGtttgaatgaaaaagaatttaatagTACTGCGGTGCTTTTATTATAAACTACGTATAGTGTGtatatacaatatattattcCGAGCATATAAACAAAACGCAAGAAATAGTGTTTTCACCTGAAAATACGagtataataaaataactGTTTAATACTTTAGGATACAAAATATActataaatatacaaaatggATACAGAAGAACTTAAATTCCAGTATGCCAATGAATGTGATTTAGAAATACATTGCTCGCCGTTTGGACTATCAGGGCTATACATTAAAGTAAAAGGGTCCAATATAATGGGAATTGGGTCTACTATGGGATTAATCACGGGCTCTACGAAAGGATTAATACACTACAACGATAGTCAGGACTTAATTgatcaaaaatataaacTCTATGTCGTGGTAGACGAACAAGGGATGCTCAGAATTGACTTTATCAAGATCTTCACACTCCCAAAACGCAACAATAGTAAAGATAGCGAAAATCATCCAGACAAGGAAGAAGGCGTCAGAAGAGATCATAATCCAAGTATAAGCATTTCACCTACGGCTAACAGTGGCGATAATTCGTACCCTTCATCTTTAAAAAGTCCGCTTGACAACTCGATATCGAGCGAAGGGAAAAGTGGCTTAGACGAAGATTTGGCCCGCCAAAGTAAAGTCCCTGCTCTAGTTTTTAGAGGTAAGTGTCCTGACGGAAGACCTGACAAAGTTGAGCCATTTATTGGGATTTTTTCCTTCGAACGTGAAGACTAGGTTACTACAGTAAGTTGATATTACCCCAGCGAAAATCTTTGCATGCCCGCATTCTCGATAGTCGTCCAGCTCAAGCTCTTGCGCCGTTAAAAGcaagataataatataccataatatatatctaaTACTACTGAGAGCTACCTTAGTTACTTTTACCCAACACATCAAATCTGAATATGCTGCTACTCGacataataaattgaagtaCAAAATGTCTACTACGTAAATTCCTTTATCGCACTAATCACATATGctatattgaataatgatctGGATCTTGATATGATAACTGTGCCGATTACCCCTACCTCACCGcacattattattgtaaaaTGTAAACTGGACCGAGGAGCATCAATCTCGCATCTTTTTGGGCGGTAACATTTCCGATTCTCTGTTTGACATACCGTAAAGAGATAGTAATTAAGGTCTTCGGTATTGTAATCCGACATAGAAACATTGGTGAGTATCCGGACTAAGTTTTATGTTCAAAATTATGTTCTCCACTCTAAGGAAGTGTGATCGACCCTGGAACGGGACAATATTCCAGCCTCGGTTATATTTGTGGCCTCggatttttcaaaaatgcgGAGGTATAATTTCCTCATCCTGTGACACCCGATTACATATAAAAGGTATTCATATGCCATCAAactaattttcaatattatttattagtaTCATTTAGATAATACATATACTAGTTTTACTAATTACAAAATGGACAGATTAAATCAACTTTCTGGACAATTGAACCCATCTTCTAAACAAGCCTTACTTGAAAAGAACCCAGACGATGTTGTTATCGTAGCTGCTTACAGAACTGCCATTACTAAGGGTCTTAAAGGTGGATTCAAGGACGTTCATTCCGATTATATCTTGAGAAACTTTTTAGTGgaatttatcaagaaaacCAATGTTGACCCAAACTTAATTGAAGATGTTGCATGTGGTAACGTTTTAAATAGAGGTGCAGGTGCGAATGAGCATCGTGGTGCTTGTCTTTCCGCTGGTATTCCATACACCGCTGGTTTCATCGCTTTGAACAGATTATGTTCTTCTGGTTTGATGGCGATTTCTGAAATTGCCAACAAGATTAAGTGTGGTGAAATCGACTGTGGATTAGCTGCAGGTTCCGAATCGATGACTGCCAACTGGGGTCCTCAAGCACTTTCTAAGTCTGATCCAAACTTAGCTGATGACCCAGAAATGGAAAAGTGTATGATTCCAATGGGTATCACTAACGAAAATGTTGCTGCCAAATTCAACATTTCAAGAGCTGTCCAAGATGAATTCGCTGCCAAGTCTTACGCTAAGGCAAGTGCAGCAGTCAAACGTGGTGCATTCAAGGATGAAATTTTGCCAATTGAAACCGCGTTTAAGGAAGgagatgatgatgatgatgatgaagatgtcAAATACACGAAGGCTATTATTGACACTGACGAATGTCCAAGAGAAGGTGTCACTGCTGCCTCTTTATCTAAGATTAAACCTGCTTTCAAGTCAGATGGTTCTACTCACGCTGGTAACTCTTCCCAAGTCTCAGATGGTGCGTCTGGTGTCTTATTAATGAGAAGATCTTTAGCTGAACAAAAGGGTTACCCAATCGAAGCTAAGTACGTTTTATGCTCTACTGTTGGTGTTCCACCAGAAATCATGGGTATTGGTCCAGCTGTTGCCATCCCACAAGTCTTAAAGAAGACTGGCTTAACTGTTAGTGATGTTGATGTATTCGAAATCAACGAAGCTTTCGCTGCTCAATGTTTATACTCAGCGCAAGTATGCAAGGTtccagaagaaaaattaaatataaacgGTGGTGGAATTTCTCTTGGGCATCCATTAGGTGGTACAGGTACCAGACAATACGCAACTATCTTAAGATTGTTAAAGAAGGGTGAAATCGGTCTCACCTCTATGTGTATCGGTTCCGGTATGGGTGCTGCTTCTATTCTTGTTAGAGAATaagttaataatttctaatttatgattttataggctttatttattggttCTGAATAGgttaataaagaatttatgaaatatttatccTTAGTAACTTTCGTAGTCCTATTTTGTAAAAATCGATTAAAACTAAGTAAATTACCGTcaaatatacatattatacaattatCTAAAATACACATTCGAATTTTTGCGTCGTGGAGGgcttgaaatatttaccaTATTGTTtgcatcatcattttctatAGATGGTGATTTGTAATTATTAGCATAAGATTCTTTATTCATTTGCTGATGAGCTCTATGTGGGAAATAAACAGCATTAATCGGTGGCAAATAATATACGTTGGAAATaggaaaatatttataccTGCTGTTCGTTTTATTTAGTggaatcaaatttatttttgacGTAGGATTGTCTAACAATGACTTTagattaattgatgaagacgaCGTCGCACTATGTAACAATGGAGGAATAGACTTATCCAGTTGATTATTATAAGGTTGCGATTTCGACGGAGAGTTACTTTTAAGTCTTTTATTAGACGAGGATTCATTTTCAGTCTCGtcatcttcctcttcttcatcgtccTCGCGAATGTTCTCTAcgtcttcttcatcttcaggaatgtcttcattttcttgaattgaatttgtcTCTTCGTTTTCTGTTTTCGTTTCTTGACCAGCAATAATGAAACTTtctttagaattaattgatctTCCCTTGATTAGAATGTCTTTCCGATCAGCATAAAATGACGGGTTTCTTCCTCTAACAATAATCGGTTCGCTTACCAATTCAAATAGACTAACTTCGTTTCTCTCGTTGTATGTATTACTGGaataatcttcatcaatataatcATCGTAGTATAAATCAGCTACTATTGCACTAACCTT harbors:
- a CDS encoding DEHA2E18106p (similar to CA3062|IPF2968 Candida albicans), which codes for MHPADEHIDSLDQNDIFRELDTDLVEIFNRGQFADLFTDLPLQEQNERLERINELLTSRNINEYFKKQKEREQEGADRYVSILWKFGLFPLPIFHYSRLWRRFGPNNIRESLIRLATIVLTNLMRVIRFSLFIIASSAYFHNILRNLFIFSNLLTFSNNFLRDIITYMFRNYSGLLERHQTIVRGSKGIFYFKEDEDFHTYSTWKVATTAAFNWVSSLINMTCVTFSDNGKVKTKCNLHEDTLIFRFSRIMSDFFPSMTTTESNFSWALTTSTVILYLFYALGGDLICLNVLFFCTVNMGKQFLYYKDVYAGLGRIVWNTLHNII
- a CDS encoding DEHA2E18084p (weakly similar to CA2139|IPF15654 Candida albicans IPF15654), whose amino-acid sequence is MSNRKEVIIESDKEAYSDHNLSEESTLGDNESLTSSNIIRVSQDLSKLFNANEYYEILTLIPSLNKYPNLPASARIIISLTLFKLGRVGPALRELSITIEISTNQAEKEKLIKYLIQIFKTLGSLECAVYSFEELINMARLDLLISSENEAKVPRIQERVDRYESELNKYLNCYEKGGMEIINKTNFIPIHEQAEAYIKFDGRLNDFSLGRCCIVTKRLVDEALEGLNLWKSNSNKLHVSDPLHKVFTALKYFGPLYVFEELKRKEDMINEFINFEIDRHPEIDYSIDPKTLAKQLHRWNHKSSSRTLMSLCGLIIKHQVVSGFLKYLNEKYQEAIHIFKWILNFFAALDKKFKFFTNKNEYLSSVTKRVISILFCQCYNLGKLECSQQELGCMLSTLVAVDDINITTEYSSGRLSAYFISCGFIYERLSKIECTNIKVENNDQIVMTTCSRYSKSYLGESMRKYLIAATLKAHDDPSSIVLYDRLIWGMLLYGGIHLKTFWFFIQLRNYFTIEYDYGPLNLSEHEKYKFFATDNLIQNYTNGWAIVYKIHALWDSLNDEEKENVWDINNGNTFLIPQIFDDLNKLILVDSFYDENSSYNGKRFIFISEYQIKHKLKGHIKLPGNIIQEHLEFSKELIYLWSDSFIRYHGSMPDFILKLVQNFE
- a CDS encoding DEHA2E18128p (highly similar to CA3061|IPF2965 Candida albicans); translated protein: MNTSIPQTMKAIVLSGPYEVSTVTKQSPTIQDPTDVILKVKYSGLCGTDLHTYRGHIKLGSKDQIIGHEFLGTIVSRGSAITDSDFKIGDDVLSTFTIQCGECWYCKHGYSGQCDKTNTFGKVGLDGGQAEYVRVPYAMSTLIRKPESKSTEDDAVYVMMADIFITGYYGVKKILNHLKNESADGYTKSDIKDITILQLGVGPVGLCALRILKHFGFEKVVCVDSVTSRLEEARRFGAFKAINFETEKNGVADFIKESTNNVGFDVVLEVVGASSALRTAYDSVRGNGFICSIGMAHDPLPFTGLDCYLKNVNISFGRCHAWSLFPEALDLFEVLKPDFTRFIDCKLGLDESKKAFDIFDKHKVNKVVFDLTK
- a CDS encoding DEHA2E18194p (no similarity), which encodes MSGICKMDKTNSKYDSEVKQSITSSSLKKVLNSHSSIYNALTNPDLDVSPQLNSDASGNYPPEINEQFSITSWQSIGNESFNDLSNSKEKVSSSILSSVSDEEDKEKESAVIVPYPTRDKVMVFETDEEDEDIDEDRTLRPNIQCFNLSENPNSFIMPKLTVSDNISNNAHCIFQISVLSSPNYGNHTDAYQLIKYLEKDFSSPLIKFNHFIVNPKLSLFDEKIIRESNLVFVINDGSSIFVNYLCRIFRVVDGIDSDSLDSLPKLTIINMLTVNYFVNLFDLLNNLRPYQIWKTSSLKQDNLLKNLKTLIEIEFSPMKEEYLNKTLTTRDKNLSLTISNNFMYSSLVPSKKPDYKSIERSFKSELHLSTNIDNIDPLQLSSSFSSLKVFNSIIKKLFAFNSGCASNGNSNSYNRLWLICSFTIGIGIGVGIANGAAAILNFYFYNNYLTSGLNSPHFFDSKQLADDTDFTSTQINNSMANFSNNLMDSLKKYANDLKELKCFEEISELPSNLRSASSTVIDYFKGGLEKLTSFFLYSNH